The following DNA comes from Mesorhizobium sp. B2-1-8.
CGGTGTTTGGCCGTCCTCGCGGTCCAGCGACAGCATGATCTGGTCCTGGCCGGCGTAGAAGCCGTGCGCCAGAAGCCGTGCCGCCAGTGCGGTCCTTGCCAGCCTTGCCGCTGAATGCAGCCGGCTCATCGTTGCAGTCTTGTCCGCCTTGGCCATGGTCATCCCTCTTCGGCCGTACCGGTGCGCACAGCATAGACGCAGCCGGCCGGTTGGCAATCGACGATCGAAAAGATTCCGGCATACCAAACAGCTTTGCCGGCAAGCATTTGCGGTGCCCGCCGTGGTGATGCCAGATGTTTATTTCAGTTAGATGACAAACGAGTTTCGCGTGAAGGGAATTCGGAGCAACCGCCGCGCGAATGCGATCCGACGACCGACAGCCCTGGCAAGAAGCCCCTTGATCATTCCATCGCCAAGGCGGCGACCGCTTTCCTCAGCCACGATGTCACTTTGGCCCATGGTTTGCCCGTGCAAAAGCCCGGCGCACATCCTATATGGAACCGACAATCCCCTTTCGCGGCCTGAATTTCAGGGCCTAGTCATTTCGAGGCAAGCCATGAGCGACGCACAGACGCAGATTCCCGTAACGGTTCTCACCGGCTATCTCGGCGCCGGCAAGACGACGCTGCTCAACCGCATCCTGTCGGAGAACCACGGCAGGCGCTACGCCGTCATCGTCAACGAATTCGGCGAGATCGGCATCGACAACGACCTGATCGTGGAATCCGACGAGGAAATCTACGAGATGAACAATGGCTGCGTCTGCTGCACGGTGCGCGGCGACCTGATCCGCGTCGTCGAGGGCCTGATGCGCCGGCCCGGGCGCTTCGACGCCATCGTGGTCGAGACCACCGGGCTCGCCGATCCGGTGCCGGTGGCGCAGACCTTCTTCATGGACGACGACGTGCGCTCCAAGACCAAGCTCGATGCGGTGGTGGCGCTGGTCGACGCCAAGCATTTGCCGCTGCGGCTGAAGGATTCCAAGGAAGCCGAGGACCAGATCGCCTTCGCCGACGTCGTGGTGCTGAACAAGACCGACCTCGTCACCCCGGAAGAACTCGCCAAGGTCGAAGCGACGATCCGCGCCATCAATCCGGCGGCCAGGATCCACCGCACCACCCGCGCGGGCGTGGCGCTGTCGGAAGTGCTCGACCGCGGCGCCTTCGACCTGTCCCGGGCATTGGAAAACGATCCGCATTTCCTCGAGGCGCATGACGACCAACATGACCACGATCATGACCATCACGACCATGACCACCACGACCATGATGGGCACGACCACCACCATCATGCGCATCCTTCCGACATTCATGACGTGACGGTGCAGTCGGTATCGCTGCGCGGCGGCGAGATGGACCCGAAGAAATTCTTCCCGTGGATCGAGAAGATCACCCAGATGGAAGG
Coding sequences within:
- a CDS encoding CobW family GTP-binding protein: MSDAQTQIPVTVLTGYLGAGKTTLLNRILSENHGRRYAVIVNEFGEIGIDNDLIVESDEEIYEMNNGCVCCTVRGDLIRVVEGLMRRPGRFDAIVVETTGLADPVPVAQTFFMDDDVRSKTKLDAVVALVDAKHLPLRLKDSKEAEDQIAFADVVVLNKTDLVTPEELAKVEATIRAINPAARIHRTTRAGVALSEVLDRGAFDLSRALENDPHFLEAHDDQHDHDHDHHDHDHHDHDGHDHHHHAHPSDIHDVTVQSVSLRGGEMDPKKFFPWIEKITQMEGPNILRLKGIIALKGDDERYVIQGVHMIIEGDHQRAWKDGEKHESRLVFIGRELDAERLKKSFEACQAS